The Mercenaria mercenaria strain notata chromosome 10, MADL_Memer_1, whole genome shotgun sequence genome contains a region encoding:
- the LOC123559396 gene encoding cholinesterase-like translates to MGAVEDISVLFLLLLSCTEIHCDDVLISSPVGEIRGISSTISFNGQPYNISSFLGIPFAEPAVGPRRFAKPVKKGRFVTTFNATEAKLACPQNINWASGLDEIPVSEDCLNLNIFVPSGASQQHPKAVMIFIYGGGFQFGFQNSYISAALPVLHDIVYVTINYRVNVFGFLANKKYGLKGNYGLWDQHMAIQWVHDNIAAFGGDPGKVTLFGESAGAVAVMYQALYKGNKGLVHRIIAQSGSVGADYAYSKYPDLSFEDLTKRSGCKKGTFEETTACLRAMDFRDFKDLLRFEDNFSPVKDGEFIDYEPESIFKNESLASAVAVGNFGDVDVIIGLNSDEGLLELSLLAKVLGENITHFSDGVSAERLKTYMKRFLTNINKTSDSFVMKSLMHQYTDWAVPQSGHSRGTMLLNILRDFYYTIPAIQALNAHLNDKARGHTYMYYFDHKPSFSLSPDWVKGADHMEEIPFVFGFPGLYMFTYGIYSEDPAKLMPAEEMNLSMAMMKYWTLFAKTGNPNDAKDITLTQWPQYDVTNKTYLKFRADGNKVSSGSHFRDEFNYWTEIFPDMLQVAEAAKKTGEADTCLTGSGAFASLSAAWTTLYFSILMISATCII, encoded by the exons ATGGGAGCAGTTGAAGATATTAGCGTGctatttttacttcttttatcgTGCACTGAGATTCACTGTGatgatgttttaatatcatctCCAGTGGGTGAAATAAGAGGAATTTCTTCAACGATATCGTTTAATGGTCAACCATACAATATATCCAGTTTTCTCGGTATTCCATTCGCAGAACCAGCTGTTGGACCAAGACGATTTGCAAAACCTGTGAAAAAGGGAAGATTTGTGACAACCTTTAATGCAACCGAGGCAAAGCTAGCATGTCCTCAAAACATAAACTGGGCTTCCGGACTTGATGAAATACCAGTGAGTGAAGATTGTTTAAATCTCAATATTTTTGTGCCTAGTGGAGCGTCACAACAACATCCGAAAGCCGTTATGATATTTATCTACGGTGGCGGTTTTCAGTTTGGatttcaaaattcatatatttcgGCCGCTTTACCAGTTTTGCATGATATTGTGTATGTAACTATAAATTATCGTGTGAACGTATTCGGATTCTTGGCAAACAAGAAATACGGTTTGAAGGGTAACTACGGTCTCTGGGATCAACATATGGCGATACAATGGGTTCATGACAATATTGCAGCATTTGGTGGTGACCCTGGAAAGGTTACATTGTTCGGTGAATCCGCAGGAGCTGTTGCAGTAATGTACCAAGCTTTGTACAAAGGAAATAAAGGTCTCGTTCACCGTATTATTGCACAGAGCGGGTCAGTTGGTGCGGACTATGCCTACAGTAAATATCCTGACTTATCATTTGAAGATCTCACTAAAAGGAGTGGTTGTAAAAAGGGAACATTTGAAGAGACCACTGCATGTCTCAGAGCTATGGATTTTCGTGATTTTAAAGACTTGTTACGTTTTGAGGATAATTTTTCGCCAGTTAAAGATGGTGAGTTTATTGATTACGAACCCGAAAGTATTTTTAAGAACGAGTCTCTTGCCTCCGCCGTGGCCGTAGGTAATTTCGGTGATGTCGATGTTATTATTGGATTAAACAGTGATGAAGGACTTTTAGAATTAAGCCTCCTTGCAAAAGTGTTGGGAGAAAACATTACACATTTTTCAGACGGAGTATCGGCAGAAAGACTGAAAACTTACATGAAAAGATTtcttacaaatataaacaaaaccaGTGACAGTTTTGTCATGAAATCATTAATGCATCAATACACTGACTGGGCTGTTCCGCAAAGTGGACATTCTCGTGGAACAATGTTGTTAAATATTCTAAGAGACTTTTATTACACAATACCTGCAATACAAGCTCTTAATGCACATTTGAACGATAAGGCACGTGGGCATACTTACATGTATTACTTTGACCATAAGCCAAGTTTTTCCCTTTCTCCTGACTGGGTCAAAGGCGCTGATCATATGGAGGAGATTCCATTTGTGTTTGGGTTTCCTGGGTTGTATATGTTTACCTATGGAATATATTCCGAAGACCCCGCCAAACTCATGCCAGCAGAAGAAATGAACCTTTCAATGGCTATGATGAAATATTGGACACTGTTTGCAAAAACTGG AAATCCAAATGACGCCAAAGACATAACTCTTACACAGTGGCCGCAGTACGACGTAACAAACAAAACGTACCTTAAGTTTAGAGCTGACGGGAACAAAGTCTCAAGTGGAAGTCATTTCCGGGATGAATTTAACTACTGGACAGAGATATTTCCAGATATGTTACAAGTAGCTGAAGCAGCAAAGAAAACAGGGGAAGCGGACACATGTTTGACAGGCTCAGGAGCATTTGCATCACTTTCGGCAGCATGGACAAcactttatttttctattttgatgaTAAGTGCAAcatgcattatttaa